A stretch of Planococcus citri chromosome 5, ihPlaCitr1.1, whole genome shotgun sequence DNA encodes these proteins:
- the LOC135846960 gene encoding uncharacterized protein LOC135846960 yields the protein MKSVVLITSTLIMAVVCEKLTEKSDVIEGKVDKKGVKRGLYGLGYGYEGGFEYGTLGGYGLGSTIGSHYPTYLHNSYPHYPSAYSYPSAYSYPTAVHTTITKHVPVAVPHPVPVTVEKHVPYPVAAPYPVEVPRPYPVEVPKPVPVAIEKPYPVPVDRPYPVAVPHPVPVPVYKHVGVPYAVPVAKPVAVPIFGKQIYAHDW from the exons ATGAAGTCTGTG GTACTTATAACCAGCACCCTCATCATGGCGGTAGTTTGTGAAAAACTCACCGAAAAATCCGACGTCATCGAAGGCAAAGTCGACAAGAAAGGTGTCAAACGTGGACTCTACGGATTAGGCTACGGTTACGAGGGAGGTTTCGAATACGGAACCTTAGGAGGCTACGGTCTCGGCAGCACTATCGGCTCCCATTATCCCACCTACTTACACAACAGCTATCCTCACTATCCCTCAGCTTATTCTTACCCATCGGCTTACTCTTACCCAACAGCTGTTCACACCACCATTACAAAACACGTCCCAGTAGCAGTTCCTCATCCTGTCCCAGTGACTGTTGAAAAACACGTACCTTACCCAGTAGCTGCCCCATACCCAGTCGAGGTTCCAAGACCGTACCCCGTAGAAGTACCTAAACCAGTGCCAGTGGCCATTGAAAAACCGTACCCAGTTCCAGTAGATAGACCTTATCCAGTAGCTGTACCTCATCCTGTGCCTGTACCTGTGTACAAACATGTAGGAGTACCTTACGCAGTCCCTGTAGCTAAACCAGTCGCTGTGCCGATCTTTGGTAAACAAATCTACGCTCATGATTGGTGA